The bacterium genome includes a region encoding these proteins:
- the murA gene encoding UDP-N-acetylglucosamine 1-carboxyvinyltransferase: protein MSEKFIVKKSPALMGEVRISGSKNAAGPLLAAALLTDKKCAISNLPKISDVLNLIEVIKAMGAEVKWQGKNTVSVCAKNINPEKIPAELFEKARMSVLLVGPLLGRFSRFKIPHPGGDKIGVRPITTHLEGLAGFGARVKNTGQFYCFERPKILKGAKIVLKEFSVTATENVIMAAALAKGKTTIEIAATEPHVKELGDFLLKMGLKIKGQGTHTIEIEGSKRLLAGAKWTVPPDYIEAGTFLIAFAVTNGQGKIKNVRPGDLTFFLDKMREIGVNFRIQGQNIIVAKSPKLKAVKKLQVLPHPGFPTDLQPQTCLLLTQTAGKSLIHDPLYENRFSHLHELRKMGADIEITDPHRALIFGPAKLVGTKVDGTDIRSTVTLILAGLIAKGKTLVSGAEQADRGYEKIEEKLRKLGAQIKRIKE, encoded by the coding sequence ATGTCCGAAAAATTCATCGTCAAAAAAAGCCCCGCTTTGATGGGCGAAGTCAGAATCTCCGGATCAAAAAATGCGGCTGGCCCGCTTTTGGCGGCCGCGCTTTTAACCGACAAGAAATGCGCTATTTCCAACTTGCCCAAAATCAGCGACGTTTTAAACTTGATTGAGGTTATCAAGGCCATGGGAGCTGAAGTCAAATGGCAAGGAAAAAACACTGTTTCTGTCTGCGCCAAAAACATTAATCCGGAAAAGATCCCGGCCGAACTCTTTGAAAAAGCGAGAATGTCGGTTTTGCTCGTCGGCCCGCTTTTAGGCAGATTTTCCCGTTTTAAAATTCCTCATCCTGGCGGCGACAAAATCGGAGTCAGGCCCATTACCACCCATCTGGAAGGCCTGGCCGGCTTTGGCGCCAGAGTAAAAAACACCGGCCAGTTTTACTGCTTTGAGAGACCAAAAATCCTCAAAGGGGCGAAAATTGTTCTAAAAGAGTTTAGCGTTACTGCCACGGAAAACGTGATCATGGCCGCTGCCCTAGCCAAAGGAAAAACAACAATTGAGATTGCCGCGACCGAACCCCACGTTAAAGAACTGGGCGATTTTCTCTTAAAAATGGGTTTGAAAATCAAGGGCCAAGGCACGCACACGATTGAAATTGAAGGAAGTAAACGCCTTTTGGCTGGCGCCAAATGGACAGTCCCTCCTGACTATATTGAAGCCGGCACTTTTTTAATCGCCTTTGCCGTAACCAACGGCCAGGGAAAAATCAAAAACGTCAGGCCCGGCGACTTAACCTTTTTTCTGGATAAAATGAGGGAAATTGGCGTTAATTTTAGAATTCAGGGACAAAATATCATTGTTGCCAAATCGCCAAAACTCAAAGCTGTTAAAAAACTCCAGGTTCTGCCCCACCCTGGTTTTCCAACAGACCTGCAGCCGCAAACCTGCCTACTATTGACCCAAACAGCGGGCAAATCCTTAATTCACGATCCTCTGTACGAAAACCGGTTTTCCCATCTTCACGAATTGCGAAAAATGGGAGCAGATATTGAGATTACTGACCCCCACCGGGCCTTGATTTTCGGGCCGGCTAAGCTGGTTGGCACCAAAGTTGACGGCACGGACATTAGGTCTACCGTCACTTTGATTTTGGCAGGGCTCATCGCCAAAGGCAAAACCCTGGTTTCCGGCGCCGAACAAGCTGACCGCGGCTACGAGAAAATCGAAGAAAAGCTCCGAAAACTCGGCGCCCAAATTAAAAGAATAAAAGAATAA
- a CDS encoding DUF5674 family protein has translation MSIRIIIEPISKEKLKEFAKERFGDLVKAVVDIKQEIVAIGGELHADEEVLLVEQKSSQGQNLWGINLYPDKEGSDFVEFDSVINLKPSFGNRSRGVEDAAVREKIERIIQKLII, from the coding sequence ATGTCAATAAGAATTATTATTGAACCAATTAGTAAAGAAAAACTGAAAGAGTTTGCCAAAGAGCGATTTGGCGATTTAGTGAAGGCGGTGGTAGATATAAAACAGGAAATTGTCGCGATCGGCGGCGAATTGCACGCCGACGAAGAAGTTTTATTGGTTGAACAAAAGAGTTCTCAAGGGCAAAATCTCTGGGGAATCAATCTTTACCCAGACAAAGAAGGGAGTGATTTTGTTGAATTTGATTCGGTGATTAACTTAAAGCCAAGTTTCGGCAATCGTTCCCGAGGAGTAGAGGATGCAGCCGTCCGCGAAAAGATCGAGAGAATTATCCAAAAATTGATTATTTAA
- the leuS gene encoding leucine--tRNA ligase: MLYEPQKIEKKWQDKWEKEKLYQAADFDKKPKFFALIEFPYPSGAGFHVGNARSWLAMDAYSRKKRMQGYNVLFPIGWDAFGLPAENYALKNKLHPSITTAQNIATFKRQIKSLGLSFDWSREINTTDPKYYKWTQWIFLKLLGKGLAYRAETSVNWCPSCKTTLADEEVLADGSHERCDNPTEKRQQEQWILRITKYAQRLLDDLNLVDFSPKIAVQQENWIGKSEGVVIEYPVVGIGKAISCYSTRPDTNFGATFVVVAPEHPLIPVLITPDNKKAIEDYIQQTKKKSEVERIDLEKEKTGVFTGSYALNRLNNRKMPIWVADFAILSAGTGMVVGVPAHDKRDWQFAKKYDLEIVPVVKPENDKQWDFSKEPFVGIDKAKIFNSEFLNGLPALEAKEKIINHLVEKGWGKKSINYHLRDWIFSRQHYWGEPIPVIYCRKCLENEKLKIKNKKLLTTVENGIEYAIIPVPEKDLPVELPYVEKYEPSGTGESPLANIKEWVETTCPNCGGPGRRETDTMPNWAGSNWYYLGYLLINNLGNKKSKIKDKNSNASGETNIFEEYKEQIKYWMPVDIYQGGFEHTTLHLLYSRFIYKFLYDIGVVNGPEPYAKRRSHGIVLGPDNRKMSKSFGNVVNPDEIVAKYGADTLRLYEMFMGPFDQAIAWSEQSLQGCFRFLNRAWRLFQEKVKEEKTPDDILRKLHQTIKKVGEDIENLKFNTMVACLMEFINEWQQSYLSKQDAALFAEILAPSAPHFSEEVWCEILGNKFSVHQEKWPEYDRNLITEETTTIIIQVSGRVRGEIKVATLKHPPAGGATGQERKVQSEVEELAKKEPRVAKYLKDQQIKKVIFVQGRLINFVI, from the coding sequence ATGCTTTACGAACCGCAAAAAATTGAGAAAAAGTGGCAGGATAAGTGGGAAAAAGAAAAGCTGTATCAAGCAGCTGATTTTGACAAGAAACCCAAGTTTTTTGCTCTGATTGAGTTTCCTTATCCGTCGGGCGCCGGGTTTCATGTCGGGAATGCAAGGTCTTGGTTAGCCATGGATGCTTATTCTCGTAAAAAGCGGATGCAAGGATATAATGTTTTGTTTCCGATTGGCTGGGACGCTTTTGGCTTGCCGGCAGAAAATTACGCTCTCAAAAACAAACTTCACCCTTCTATAACCACGGCTCAGAATATTGCCACATTTAAGAGGCAGATTAAATCATTAGGCCTTTCTTTTGACTGGTCGCGGGAAATCAATACTACCGACCCTAAATATTATAAGTGGACCCAGTGGATCTTTCTTAAACTTTTGGGAAAAGGTCTGGCTTATCGGGCGGAAACTTCGGTTAATTGGTGCCCTTCTTGCAAAACCACTTTGGCTGACGAAGAGGTTTTAGCCGACGGCAGCCATGAAAGATGCGACAATCCCACTGAAAAAAGGCAGCAGGAGCAATGGATTTTGCGCATTACCAAATATGCCCAACGGCTTTTGGACGATTTAAATTTGGTTGATTTTTCGCCAAAGATTGCAGTTCAACAGGAAAATTGGATTGGCAAGTCAGAGGGCGTGGTAATTGAGTATCCCGTTGTGGGCATTGGTAAAGCCATTTCTTGTTACAGCACTAGGCCGGACACTAATTTTGGCGCTACCTTTGTCGTTGTCGCTCCGGAGCATCCTTTAATTCCGGTTTTGATAACCCCGGATAATAAAAAAGCGATTGAAGATTATATTCAGCAGACAAAGAAAAAATCGGAAGTTGAAAGAATTGATCTTGAAAAAGAAAAAACAGGAGTTTTTACCGGGAGTTACGCCTTGAATCGTCTTAACAACAGGAAAATGCCGATTTGGGTGGCTGATTTTGCGATTCTATCTGCGGGTACAGGCATGGTTGTTGGTGTGCCAGCTCATGACAAGCGTGACTGGCAGTTCGCTAAAAAATACGATTTAGAGATTGTGCCGGTAGTAAAGCCGGAAAATGACAAACAATGGGACTTTTCCAAAGAGCCATTTGTTGGTATTGATAAGGCAAAAATTTTTAATTCGGAATTTCTGAATGGCTTGCCAGCCCTTGAGGCAAAAGAAAAAATTATAAATCATCTAGTGGAAAAAGGTTGGGGCAAGAAATCGATTAATTATCATCTGCGAGATTGGATTTTTTCCAGGCAGCACTACTGGGGAGAACCCATTCCAGTCATTTACTGCCGTAAATGCCTGGAAAATGAAAAATTAAAAATAAAAAATAAAAAATTACTAACGACCGTTGAAAACGGAATTGAATATGCGATAATCCCGGTGCCGGAAAAGGATTTACCCGTGGAATTGCCTTACGTGGAAAAGTACGAACCGTCAGGCACGGGCGAATCGCCTTTGGCCAACATTAAAGAATGGGTTGAAACAACTTGTCCAAACTGCGGCGGGCCAGGCCGTCGGGAAACAGACACTATGCCTAACTGGGCCGGGTCAAACTGGTACTACCTCGGCTATTTGCTAATAAATAACCTCGGAAATAAAAAATCAAAAATCAAAGATAAAAATTCTAACGCGTCGGGTGAGACGAACATTTTTGAAGAATACAAAGAGCAGATTAAATACTGGATGCCGGTTGATATTTATCAGGGCGGATTTGAGCATACGACTCTACACCTGCTGTATTCCAGGTTCATCTATAAGTTCCTATATGATATTGGCGTCGTTAACGGTCCCGAGCCCTATGCTAAAAGAAGGTCCCACGGCATTGTTTTAGGGCCGGACAATCGAAAAATGTCAAAGTCTTTTGGCAATGTGGTCAACCCGGATGAGATCGTGGCTAAATACGGCGCCGACACCTTGCGGCTTTACGAAATGTTTATGGGGCCTTTTGATCAGGCCATTGCTTGGTCAGAACAGAGCCTGCAGGGCTGTTTTAGGTTTTTGAACCGGGCTTGGAGATTGTTTCAGGAAAAGGTAAAAGAGGAAAAGACTCCCGACGATATCTTAAGAAAACTGCACCAGACAATTAAAAAAGTCGGTGAAGATATAGAGAATCTGAAATTCAACACCATGGTCGCCTGCTTGATGGAATTTATCAACGAGTGGCAGCAAAGTTATTTATCAAAACAGGACGCGGCTCTATTCGCCGAGATTCTGGCGCCTTCGGCCCCGCATTTTAGCGAAGAAGTTTGGTGTGAAATTTTAGGGAATAAGTTTTCCGTACACCAAGAAAAATGGCCCGAATACGATAGAAATCTGATTACCGAAGAAACAACAACTATTATCATTCAGGTGTCGGGAAGGGTGAGGGGGGAAATTAAAGTAGCAACCCTGAAGCATCCGCCAGCTGGCGGAGCTACGGGGCAAGAGCGTAAAGTGCAAAGTGAGGTTGAAGAGTTGGCAAAAAAGGAGCCACGAGTCGCAAAATATCTTAAAGACCAACAAATAAAAAAGGTGATTTTCGTTCAGGGCAGGCTAATCAATTTTGTAATTTAA
- a CDS encoding TatD family hydrolase: protein MIIDTHCHLNFNAFKDDVDKVIQRSLANEVWMINVGSQLETSEKAIELTEKYPQGVFAAIGLHPIHVLGTADLIKNKLDPEEAAAQETVKGFDIEDYRKLAASSKKVVAIGEIGLDYYWKPKSKTKLEIFKNLQKQGLSSQMDLAKELNLPTIFHCRSAHDDLIEILNTRYKIQDTKLRGVMHCFTGTVEQMRQYLALGLSLGFNGIIFKQIAGINWQEIIKAAPLDRILVETDAPYLIPPNSSVVQREGQCGSANLRNEPLFVKQVVREIAKIKKLSYQEIEEQTTKNARELFSI from the coding sequence ATGATAATAGATACCCATTGCCATTTGAATTTCAACGCTTTTAAAGATGACGTTGACAAAGTTATTCAACGGTCTTTAGCTAATGAGGTTTGGATGATTAATGTCGGCTCGCAGCTGGAAACGAGCGAAAAAGCAATTGAGCTAACAGAAAAATATCCCCAAGGCGTTTTTGCCGCCATTGGCTTGCATCCGATTCACGTCCTCGGAACAGCGGATTTAATTAAAAACAAGCTTGATCCGGAAGAAGCAGCGGCGCAAGAAACGGTCAAGGGCTTTGATATTGAGGATTACCGGAAACTCGCCGCCAGCTCAAAAAAAGTTGTGGCCATTGGCGAAATCGGCCTGGATTATTATTGGAAGCCGAAAAGTAAAACAAAATTAGAAATATTCAAAAATCTTCAGAAACAGGGCTTGTCGTCGCAGATGGATTTGGCAAAGGAATTGAATTTACCAACTATTTTTCATTGTCGCTCCGCTCATGACGATCTTATAGAAATACTAAATACTAGATACAAAATACAAGATACTAAGTTGCGAGGAGTAATGCACTGTTTTACTGGCACAGTAGAGCAAATGCGGCAATATTTAGCCCTGGGATTGTCTTTGGGTTTTAACGGAATCATTTTTAAGCAGATCGCGGGGATAAACTGGCAAGAAATTATCAAGGCCGCGCCTTTAGATAGAATTTTGGTAGAAACCGACGCGCCTTATCTTATTCCACCAAATTCCAGCGTAGTTCAGCGGGAGGGTCAGTGTGGTTCAGCGAATCTCCGGAACGAACCGTTGTTCGTGAAGCAGGTTGTTCGGGAAATTGCGAAAATCAAAAAATTAAGCTATCAAGAAATAGAAGAACAGACAACAAAGAACGCTCGCGAATTATTTTCTATCTAG
- a CDS encoding L-tyrosine/L-tryptophan isonitrile synthase family protein, giving the protein MKANTFVYPFVPFVNLADKNIHNNLISKKGIDLSELKRLIEILPMPNPQINGETIAEKILSIFQDENYRFGPREYIQENKDFWVSKLNYFINHGLLIQLTILGFPFKVPVPLKTSRTFPDMGEVLSLLRLSEIADNIQKVYPPGAVITIFTEGVFGRFSGVPEEDWIAYREFLEKLNELLGLNSVLKIIDLSEMEKIVPDFQGHYQKRVAEFKELYQKQDPDFLAKYRGTYESVLRIVSTKMYDESLLMDVYNENLKDEEITAEARKVREDIKKRTHESIFQYHAYLKTRDDIDYLEKVVPHGLPLTVSPKANRLGIFPVSRICTRLPYHGVPVYSPRKNLFLIEYLIDIKRRQENYTQVYFDQDQDNKPFYYIALDNKI; this is encoded by the coding sequence ATGAAAGCAAACACTTTTGTTTATCCTTTCGTACCGTTCGTTAATCTCGCAGATAAAAATATCCACAATAATCTTATTAGCAAAAAAGGGATCGATTTATCCGAATTGAAAAGACTGATCGAAATATTGCCCATGCCCAACCCGCAGATTAATGGCGAAACGATTGCCGAGAAAATTCTCTCCATATTCCAAGACGAGAATTATCGTTTTGGGCCGAGAGAATATATCCAAGAGAATAAGGATTTTTGGGTCTCTAAACTTAATTATTTCATTAATCATGGTCTGCTTATCCAGCTGACAATTTTAGGGTTTCCTTTTAAAGTGCCAGTCCCCCTGAAAACCAGCAGGACTTTTCCTGATATGGGAGAAGTTTTGTCTCTGTTGAGATTGAGTGAGATTGCTGATAATATCCAAAAAGTTTACCCTCCCGGCGCAGTTATTACGATTTTTACCGAGGGGGTCTTCGGAAGATTTAGCGGCGTTCCGGAAGAAGATTGGATTGCTTATCGAGAATTCCTGGAAAAGCTAAATGAGTTGTTAGGACTAAACTCTGTTTTAAAGATTATCGATTTATCGGAGATGGAAAAAATCGTGCCGGATTTCCAAGGGCATTATCAGAAGAGAGTAGCTGAATTCAAAGAGCTTTATCAAAAACAAGATCCCGATTTCTTAGCTAAATATCGAGGAACCTACGAATCGGTTTTGAGAATCGTTTCAACAAAGATGTATGACGAAAGTTTATTAATGGATGTTTACAATGAAAATTTGAAAGACGAAGAAATTACTGCCGAGGCTCGTAAGGTCCGTGAAGACATCAAGAAAAGAACGCATGAGTCTATTTTTCAATACCACGCTTATCTTAAGACGCGTGACGACATTGATTATCTGGAAAAAGTTGTGCCACACGGTCTGCCTTTAACTGTTTCTCCCAAAGCAAATCGTTTGGGCATTTTCCCCGTTAGTAGGATTTGTACCCGGTTGCCCTATCACGGAGTGCCCGTTTATTCTCCGAGGAAAAATCTTTTTTTGATAGAATACCTTATTGATATCAAACGCCGGCAGGAGAATTACACTCAGGTTTATTTTGACCAAGATCAAGATAATAAACCATTCTATTATATTGCCCTTGACAATAAGATTTAA
- the metG gene encoding methionine--tRNA ligase produces MNKFYITAAIPYANSKPHTGHALEFVQVDALKRYHQLLGEEGLSLSGGDENALKNVQAAEKAGRPLKEFIDENTEAFRQLAIKLNGEFNVWQKGSDQNHHFLSSQKLWERCAQNGDIYKKPYKGLYCVGCEAFYTPEDLNEKGECPEHGGKKLDQVEEENYFFALSKYQDKIVQLIEDGDLKIVPEFRKNEVLSFLKSGLSDISISRSNERAKDWGVPVPGDPSQKIYVWMDALNIYQSGIGFGWDEEMYQKWWPADVHVIGKGISRFHAVYWPAFLLSAGLPLPKCVLIHGYLTVDGKKISKSDPSTVIDPAPIIEKYGADVIRYYLLAKVSPFEDGDFSESKLKEVYNADLANGLGNLVSRVLTMVKNYCGGKVPKVNRDPDSHPLRIDENIYNWKKSWADLDKNMAEYRFNDALAAVWRFISEADKYIDQQKPWVLAKEGKQEDLNWVLYGLLDSLHQVAWQIYPFLPETSRKIAEALGIQKILVKNPLNKDSWTNIKPGTEIKNPGPLFPKIEA; encoded by the coding sequence ATGAATAAATTCTATATTACCGCTGCAATACCTTACGCAAATTCCAAGCCCCATACTGGGCATGCGTTGGAATTCGTTCAGGTTGATGCGCTTAAAAGGTATCATCAGCTTTTAGGCGAGGAAGGGTTATCTCTTTCCGGCGGGGATGAAAACGCTCTGAAAAATGTTCAGGCGGCAGAGAAAGCCGGCCGGCCGCTCAAGGAATTTATTGACGAAAATACGGAAGCCTTTCGGCAACTAGCAATAAAATTAAACGGCGAGTTTAATGTCTGGCAGAAAGGCAGTGATCAGAACCATCATTTTCTCTCGAGCCAAAAACTTTGGGAACGGTGCGCTCAAAACGGGGATATCTATAAAAAACCATATAAGGGACTTTATTGCGTTGGCTGCGAAGCTTTTTACACTCCAGAGGATTTAAATGAAAAAGGCGAATGTCCCGAGCATGGCGGCAAAAAACTTGATCAGGTGGAAGAAGAGAACTATTTCTTTGCGCTTTCAAAATATCAAGATAAGATCGTCCAGCTTATTGAGGACGGAGATCTTAAAATCGTACCTGAGTTCAGAAAGAACGAGGTGCTAAGTTTTCTGAAAAGCGGTCTTTCTGATATTTCTATTTCCCGGTCCAATGAAAGAGCGAAGGATTGGGGCGTGCCGGTGCCGGGAGATCCGTCTCAAAAAATCTACGTCTGGATGGACGCTTTAAATATTTATCAAAGCGGCATTGGTTTTGGCTGGGATGAAGAGATGTACCAGAAGTGGTGGCCGGCGGATGTTCATGTCATTGGGAAAGGAATCAGCCGGTTTCACGCCGTCTATTGGCCAGCTTTTTTACTCTCGGCCGGACTTCCTCTTCCTAAATGCGTCTTAATCCATGGTTATCTGACAGTTGACGGGAAAAAGATAAGTAAGTCCGACCCATCAACGGTTATTGATCCGGCCCCGATTATCGAAAAATATGGCGCCGACGTTATCCGTTATTATCTCTTAGCTAAAGTTTCTCCGTTTGAAGATGGAGATTTCTCCGAGAGCAAGCTGAAAGAGGTTTATAACGCTGATTTGGCCAACGGCTTGGGCAACCTTGTTTCCCGAGTTCTGACAATGGTGAAGAACTACTGCGGCGGGAAAGTTCCTAAAGTTAACCGAGACCCAGACAGCCATCCATTAAGGATTGATGAAAATATCTATAATTGGAAAAAGAGTTGGGCGGATTTAGATAAAAACATGGCTGAATACCGGTTTAACGACGCTTTAGCTGCTGTCTGGCGGTTTATCAGCGAGGCGGACAAATATATTGACCAACAAAAGCCTTGGGTTTTGGCCAAGGAGGGGAAACAAGAGGACTTAAATTGGGTTTTGTACGGGCTTTTGGATTCTTTACATCAGGTTGCCTGGCAAATATACCCATTTTTACCGGAGACGAGCCGAAAAATCGCTGAGGCTTTGGGCATCCAAAAAATATTGGTTAAAAATCCTTTAAACAAGGATAGCTGGACTAACATTAAACCCGGGACAGAAATCAAAAACCCAGGCCCGCTTTTCCCGAAAATAGAGGCATAG
- the rsmI gene encoding 16S rRNA (cytidine(1402)-2'-O)-methyltransferase, with amino-acid sequence MKFAILYIVATPIGNLQDIGSRAIEVLKGADLILAEDTRVTKKLLNHYNIRTPVLSYHQHSQLQKVDSILKLLERGKNLALVSDAGTPGISDPGNKLVREVAESLSDKVAIVSIPGPSALAAAASVCGFPMDKFLFLGFPPAKNKRQRFFKEVLESKYPVVLYESSHRILRTLEELNSILNTKYQILNTRLVVCQELTKMFEKTYRGTISEVLDKMKGQDLRGEFVIILSNQKVRKDE; translated from the coding sequence TTGAAATTTGCAATTTTATACATTGTCGCTACTCCTATCGGTAATTTGCAGGATATCGGCTCCCGCGCCATCGAAGTATTAAAGGGAGCTGATTTGATTTTGGCTGAAGACACGAGGGTAACCAAAAAACTTTTAAACCATTACAACATTAGAACGCCGGTTTTGAGTTATCATCAGCACAGCCAATTGCAGAAAGTTGATTCTATCCTTAAGCTTTTGGAGAGAGGGAAAAACTTAGCCTTGGTTTCCGACGCCGGCACTCCCGGGATTTCAGATCCGGGCAATAAGTTAGTGAGAGAAGTGGCTGAGTCATTAAGTGATAAAGTGGCAATAGTGTCGATCCCTGGCCCCTCGGCTTTGGCCGCGGCGGCCAGCGTCTGCGGCTTCCCGATGGACAAGTTTTTATTCCTGGGTTTTCCGCCAGCAAAGAATAAAAGGCAAAGATTTTTTAAAGAAGTTTTAGAATCAAAGTACCCGGTAGTTTTATACGAGTCATCCCATCGGATTTTAAGAACCCTAGAGGAGTTGAATAGTATACTAAATACCAAATACCAAATACTAAATACTCGTTTGGTGGTTTGTCAGGAGCTGACCAAAATGTTCGAAAAAACTTATCGAGGGACAATTTCAGAAGTTCTTGATAAGATGAAAGGCCAGGATTTAAGAGGAGAATTCGTGATTATTCTTAGCAATCAAAAAGTTAGAAAAGATGAATAA
- a CDS encoding AI-2E family transporter: MEKVTFEFSWETIFKIGFLAVSIYILYQVKEILIWVLFALVISLLFNPLIEYLQGKKVPRTIAAVIVYSLVFGVFAVSIYIFAPLMIVEVHHFSEGFPEYFEKISPSLRGLGVAGFENFENFIDLAERTLSRVAENIFSALFSIFGGIFTTIFIISLGFFLSLEERAFEKSFSLFFPAEFENVALDLWKRCQKRVSGWFLTRVASSLFVGVLTYIALLVLGANYPFSFGILAFLSNFIPFVGPFIIGIFIFVLLVLTSPVKAVLAIIIFILIQQIEGSILTPVLSKKFIGLSPSLVLISLAVGGVLGGMWGAILGIPLLGILLEFLRDFLKKKKEFSS; encoded by the coding sequence ATGGAAAAAGTCACTTTCGAGTTTTCCTGGGAAACAATTTTTAAGATAGGATTTTTGGCAGTTTCGATTTACATTCTTTATCAGGTGAAGGAGATTTTGATCTGGGTGCTTTTTGCTTTAGTGATCTCTCTTTTATTCAATCCCCTGATCGAGTATCTCCAGGGCAAAAAGGTTCCGAGAACGATTGCTGCGGTCATCGTCTATTCCCTGGTTTTTGGCGTTTTTGCCGTTTCGATCTACATTTTCGCCCCCTTGATGATAGTGGAAGTCCATCATTTCTCCGAAGGTTTCCCCGAGTATTTTGAGAAAATTTCTCCTTCTCTCAGAGGTCTGGGGGTTGCAGGCTTTGAGAACTTTGAGAACTTTATTGACCTGGCGGAAAGAACTCTTTCCCGGGTCGCCGAAAACATTTTCAGTGCCCTCTTTTCTATTTTTGGGGGGATTTTCACGACAATTTTCATTATTTCTTTAGGCTTTTTTCTGTCTTTGGAGGAGCGGGCTTTCGAAAAGTCGTTTTCCCTGTTCTTTCCAGCGGAGTTTGAAAACGTGGCTTTGGATCTTTGGAAAAGATGCCAAAAAAGGGTCAGCGGCTGGTTTCTCACCAGAGTCGCCAGCTCTTTGTTTGTCGGCGTCTTGACATATATTGCCCTTTTGGTTTTAGGCGCAAACTATCCTTTCTCTTTTGGAATTTTGGCGTTTCTTTCTAATTTTATTCCGTTTGTCGGGCCATTTATAATTGGCATTTTTATTTTTGTCCTTCTCGTTTTGACAAGCCCAGTAAAAGCAGTTTTAGCAATAATTATTTTTATTTTAATCCAGCAAATTGAAGGAAGTATTTTAACTCCCGTTCTAAGTAAAAAATTCATCGGCCTATCTCCCTCTTTAGTTCTAATATCTTTGGCGGTCGGCGGAGTCCTCGGCGGGATGTGGGGAGCGATTTTGGGGATTCCTTTACTCGGGATTTTACTCGAGTTTTTACGAGATTTTCTGAAAAAGAAAAAAGAATTTTCTTCGTAA
- a CDS encoding pitrilysin family protein: MLKRVLLPNGLRVLFYPMKSTEAATILFLARAGSKYETKDLNGISHLLEHLLFRGTRKWPKPTSISQELDQIGGFYNAFTDKEILGIVIKVGTENFSLAVDILADMVISPLFKEDGIAKEKKVVVEEINMREDDSQTLVLDLWEKLLYGDQPAGWLTIGTKETVGLISRKDLFRHLRDSFVAKNSTVVVAGNLKEDEVRRGIEKRFSVLDKTRGKEKLSAKENQKESEVLLHYKKTDQTHLCLGVRTVDAFSPKKYPLAVISALLGGMMSSRLFVEVREKRGLAYYLRTFSEHYTDTGYLVTHAGLNNEKVLEAVKIICRQYQKLKTEKISGQELTKIKENLRGRLKLGLETSDDFASFYGLQEILGGEVLSPDQKWQKIAKITPDDILKVAREFFQPQKLNLALIGPCKDKEKILRVLKRI; this comes from the coding sequence ATGCTAAAAAGAGTACTTCTTCCAAACGGCCTTAGGGTTTTGTTCTATCCAATGAAGAGCACCGAAGCGGCAACGATTTTGTTTTTGGCGAGGGCTGGTTCCAAATACGAAACTAAAGACCTAAATGGCATTTCCCACCTGCTTGAACATTTGCTTTTCCGGGGAACAAGGAAATGGCCGAAGCCAACCAGCATCTCCCAAGAGCTAGACCAGATCGGAGGCTTCTACAACGCTTTCACCGACAAGGAAATCTTAGGAATCGTTATCAAAGTTGGAACCGAGAACTTTTCTTTGGCGGTAGATATCTTAGCCGATATGGTAATCAGCCCTTTGTTCAAGGAAGACGGAATTGCCAAGGAGAAGAAAGTCGTCGTCGAGGAAATCAATATGAGAGAAGACGATTCCCAGACATTGGTTCTCGACCTTTGGGAAAAGCTTTTGTACGGGGATCAGCCGGCCGGCTGGCTGACCATCGGCACGAAAGAGACCGTCGGCTTGATTTCCAGAAAAGACCTTTTTCGCCACCTTCGGGATTCTTTTGTCGCCAAAAACTCAACTGTCGTTGTCGCCGGAAATCTGAAGGAAGATGAGGTCAGGCGGGGGATCGAAAAAAGATTTTCTGTTTTGGACAAAACACGAGGAAAAGAAAAGCTTTCTGCCAAAGAGAATCAAAAAGAGTCCGAGGTGCTTTTGCATTATAAGAAGACCGATCAGACGCACCTTTGCCTTGGAGTCAGGACGGTGGATGCTTTTTCGCCAAAAAAGTATCCTCTGGCCGTAATTTCGGCTTTGCTGGGGGGAATGATGAGCTCTCGGCTTTTCGTCGAGGTCAGGGAAAAAAGAGGCTTGGCCTACTATCTGCGGACTTTTTCTGAGCACTATACCGATACCGGCTATCTGGTAACCCACGCCGGCCTTAATAATGAGAAAGTTTTAGAAGCGGTCAAAATTATTTGCAGACAGTACCAAAAACTCAAGACAGAAAAAATATCCGGGCAGGAGCTGACAAAAATCAAAGAGAATCTGCGAGGGCGCTTAAAACTTGGGCTGGAGACTTCCGACGACTTCGCTTCTTTTTATGGCCTTCAAGAGATTCTCGGAGGAGAAGTCTTGAGCCCTGATCAAAAATGGCAAAAGATTGCCAAAATCACTCCAGATGATATTCTTAAAGTTGCCAGAGAGTTTTTCCAGCCGCAAAAGCTAAATTTGGCCTTGATCGGCCCTTGTAAGGACAAGGAAAAGATTTTAAGAGTTCTTAAGAGAATTTAA